A stretch of DNA from Bradyrhizobium algeriense:
AAACGTCAGCCCGGAGGCGCGCATCAGCGCATTGTGCTGCGCCACCATCAGGTTCTCCAGCACCGTCATGCCGGGAAACAGCCGGATGTTCTGGAAGGTGCGTGCGACCTTGGCCAGCTTGGAAATCCGGAAATCGTTCAGCTGTTCGAGCTGGATGGCGTGGCCATTATCATGCGCGAGCCGCATCGCGCCTGACGTTGGCTTGTAGAAGCCGGTGATGCAGTTGAAGACGGTGGTCTTGCCGGCGCCGTTCGGCCCGATCAGCGCGGTGATCTTGCGCCGCTCGGCATTGAAGGAGAGTTCGTTGACGGCGACGATGCCGCCGAAGCGCATCGACAGGCTATCGACGGACAGGATCTGGTCGCCGCTCATCCGTGTCCCTCCTTGACGAGGTCGGACGAGATTGCCTGATTGCGCTCGAGGAACACGGTCGGCGCGCGATGGCCGATTAGGCCGCGCGGCCGCCAGATCATCAACAGCACCATCGCCATGCCGAACACCAGCATGCGGTACTGGTCGAGCCCTCGAAAAAGCTCGAAGCCGCCGATCATGGCAAGTGCTGCGAGCGCGACGCCGAGTTGCGAACCCATGCCGCCCAGCACCACGATCGCCAGCACCAGCGCCGATTCATGGAAGGTGAAGGATTCCGGGCTGATGAAGCCCTGCCGCGTCGCGAAGAATGCGCCGGCTAAACCGCCGAACATTGCGCCCGTCGCAAACGCCGTCAGCTTGGTCGTGGTGGTGTTGATGCCGAGCGCGCGGCAGGCGACTTCGTCCTCGCGCAACGCTTCCCAGGCGCGGCCGATCGGCAGCCGCCGCAGCCGGATCGTGACCCAGTTGGTGAGCAGCGCCAGCGCCAGGATCAAATAGAACAGGAACACGATGCGGTGCGTCGGCGAGAATTCGATGCCGAGCCTGGCCGCAAGCCCGTCATCGGCCGGTGTGAGCGGAATGCCGAACAGGGTTGGCCGGGGAATGCCGGTGACGCCGTTCGGCCCGCCGGTCAGGGTCTGCCAGTTGATGATGACGAGGCGGATGATCTCGCCGAAGGCTAACGTGACAATGGCGAGATAGTCGCCGCGCAGCCGCAGCACGGGAAAGCCGAGCAGCACGCCCCAGAACGCGGCCAGAATGCCGGCGAGCGGCAGGCATACCCAGAACGACAATCCGAAATTGGTCGCCAGCAGCGCGTAGGAATAGGCGCCGACCGCGTAGAACGCGACATAGCCGAGGTCGAGCAGGCCGGCGAGGCCGACCACCACGTTCAGCCCCCATCCAAGCATCACGTAAGTGAGCACGAGGATGCCGAGGTCGAGAATGTAGCGCTCGTCGTAGAACAGGACCGGCACCAGAAACGTGAACACCAGCAGCACCGGTGCGATGGCGCGGCGCGCGACGGCGAGGGTGCTTTGCACGGAAGGTGGCACGATTCTGACGGTGCCGACCGGTCCCCACCATTGCCGCAGCAACTCGACGAGGATGCTACCGCCGAACACGGCCGCGACCATGACGGCGAGGTCGCCGAACCGCGTCCAGTAGATCAATTGTCCCTGCGGTCCGGCCTCGGTGCGCACGCCGATCATCAGCGAAAACAGCACCAGCGCCACCAGCGCGCTGATCAGCGCTTTCTTGAGGATGAAGGCGGCGCCCGGAGCGCGCGAGGTTTGGGCGGCGGGGGGTGCGCTCACGCTGCCGCCCATCAGACTTTTTCGACTTCAGGCCGGCCGAGCAGGCCGGTCGGAAGGAAGATCAGGACCACGATCAGGATCGAGAACGCGGCGACGTCCTTGTACTCGACCGAGAAGTAGGCCGACCACAATGTTTCGATCAGGCCGATGAGTAGCCCGCCCAGCATCGCGCCGGGCAGCGAGCCGATGCCGCCGAGCACCGCGGCGGTGAACGCCTTGATGCCGGCGACGAAGCCCATGAAGAAATCGACCAGCCCATAATAGAGCAGGTACATCATGCCGGCGACGGCGGCGAGCGCAGCCCCGATCACGAAGGTCATGGAGATGGTGCGGTCGACGTCGACGCCGAGCAGCGAAGCCATGGTCTGGTCCTGCTCGCAGGCGCGCATGTCGCGCCCGAGCCGGGTGCGCGATACCAGCCAGGTGAACAGCGCCAGCAGCACCACGGTGGTGATGACGACGATGATCTGGACGTTGGAAAGCTGCACCACGAAGCCTTCGGCGCCCTCGTGCAGGGTATAGCCGCCCGTGATGATCGGCGGCACCGGTTTGACGCGCGCGCCCTGCGCCACCTGGGAATAATTGGTCAGCACGAATGACATACCGATCGCGGAAAGCATCGGCGCCAGGCGGAACGAGTGCCGCAGCGGCCGGTAGGCGATGCGTTCCACCGTCCAGCCATAGAGCGCCGTGATCGCCATCGATACCAGCAGTACCACCAGCAGGATCAGGGGGACGGCGGTCAGGCCGAACGAGACCAGGATCAGGAAGGTGATCAGGGCGATGAAGCCGCCGATCATGAAAATATCGCCATGGGCGAAATTGATCATGCCGACAATGCCGTAGACCATGGTGTAGCCGATGGCGATCAGGCCGTAGATCGAGCCGAGCACGAGGCCGTTGATCAGTTGCTGGGCGAAATAATCCATGCGCTGCCGTAGTTAGAGCCGCGACGCGGCGAGAGCTCCGGCAGCCCGATGCGACGCGTCGTGTCGTTTTCTAACAGGTGGGAACCGGGGGCGGCAACAGCGCCGGCTGCGGCTTATTTGGCTTGTACAGAGCTAGTTTTTCAGCACGGGTTCCCGCTTCACAGTGCTGCCACGCCTTTGCCGCGCAATGATCGCAGCGGAACCGGCATTCCCTTGCAACGAATGTCATGCCTTTCCGTTCATCCCGGCTATGGTCAACAACGGAGATCCCCCAATGACCAATCAGAACAACCCGGGCCAGCAGAACCAGAACCCGGGTCAGAAGCCCGGTCAGCAGCAGCAGGGTGGCGGCCAGAAGCCGGGCCAGCAGCAGCAAGATCCGGGCCGTGAGAAGCCGAATCCCAACCGTCAGGGGAAGCAGATGCCTGATCAGGACAGCTAGCCGGACGGGTGAGTGAGTGAAGAAGGCCCTGCCGAAAGGCGGGGCTTTT
This window harbors:
- a CDS encoding ABC transporter permease subunit, with translation MDYFAQQLINGLVLGSIYGLIAIGYTMVYGIVGMINFAHGDIFMIGGFIALITFLILVSFGLTAVPLILLVVLLVSMAITALYGWTVERIAYRPLRHSFRLAPMLSAIGMSFVLTNYSQVAQGARVKPVPPIITGGYTLHEGAEGFVVQLSNVQIIVVITTVVLLALFTWLVSRTRLGRDMRACEQDQTMASLLGVDVDRTISMTFVIGAALAAVAGMMYLLYYGLVDFFMGFVAGIKAFTAAVLGGIGSLPGAMLGGLLIGLIETLWSAYFSVEYKDVAAFSILIVVLIFLPTGLLGRPEVEKV
- the livM gene encoding high-affinity branched-chain amino acid ABC transporter permease LivM, with protein sequence MGGSVSAPPAAQTSRAPGAAFILKKALISALVALVLFSLMIGVRTEAGPQGQLIYWTRFGDLAVMVAAVFGGSILVELLRQWWGPVGTVRIVPPSVQSTLAVARRAIAPVLLVFTFLVPVLFYDERYILDLGILVLTYVMLGWGLNVVVGLAGLLDLGYVAFYAVGAYSYALLATNFGLSFWVCLPLAGILAAFWGVLLGFPVLRLRGDYLAIVTLAFGEIIRLVIINWQTLTGGPNGVTGIPRPTLFGIPLTPADDGLAARLGIEFSPTHRIVFLFYLILALALLTNWVTIRLRRLPIGRAWEALREDEVACRALGINTTTTKLTAFATGAMFGGLAGAFFATRQGFISPESFTFHESALVLAIVVLGGMGSQLGVALAALAMIGGFELFRGLDQYRMLVFGMAMVLLMIWRPRGLIGHRAPTVFLERNQAISSDLVKEGHG